The Flaviramulus sp. BrNp1-15 genome has a window encoding:
- a CDS encoding GNAT family N-acetyltransferase, translating to MNNIVIREIEPQDNKQIEAVIRACFHEFKIPLEGTAYSDDETPRMYESYQNNNDIYYVIDLNGEVLGGGGIKPLKDFEADVCEIQKMYFSPKVRGEGLGRKLFKKCMQTAKELGYKQCYLESASQLKAAIHIYESNGFKHLKGALGNTGHYSCGVWMIKDL from the coding sequence ATGAACAACATCGTTATCAGAGAAATTGAACCTCAGGATAATAAGCAAATAGAAGCAGTAATTAGAGCTTGTTTTCATGAATTTAAAATACCATTAGAGGGCACTGCGTATTCAGACGATGAAACTCCTAGGATGTATGAATCTTACCAAAATAATAATGATATTTATTATGTAATAGATTTAAATGGGGAAGTTTTAGGTGGCGGAGGAATAAAACCTTTAAAGGATTTTGAAGCTGATGTGTGTGAAATTCAAAAAATGTACTTTTCACCTAAAGTGAGAGGTGAAGGTTTAGGTAGAAAATTATTTAAGAAATGCATGCAAACGGCTAAAGAGCTAGGTTATAAACAATGTTATTTAGAATCTGCATCGCAACTTAAAGCGGCAATACATATTTACGAAAGTAATGGTTTTAAGCACTTAAAAGGAGCTTTAGGTAATACAGGACATTACTCATGTGGGGTATGGATGATTAAAGATTTATGA
- the prmC gene encoding peptide chain release factor N(5)-glutamine methyltransferase, with amino-acid sequence MILKDIKNIFHQELDSLYIKEEVDSFFYMLIDSYYNISRIQLAIHSDLKIGDSEKILKALKLLNQQKPIQYILGETEFFGLPFKVNEHVLIPRPETEELVEWILNDQAVKPKDKLSVLDIGTGSGCIAISLAKNLPNTKVYALDVSAEALHIAKQNAKLNEVDIEFIEASILEQPIIDEEFDIIVSNPPYVRKQEKQEMKANVIDNEPHSALFVENENPLKFYKAITEFALNNLTTEGALYFEINEYLGNKMIELLADNDFKNIKLKQDIFKKDRMIKGIKN; translated from the coding sequence ATGATTTTAAAAGATATTAAAAATATATTTCATCAAGAATTAGATTCACTTTATATAAAAGAAGAAGTAGATAGCTTTTTTTACATGTTAATTGATTCGTATTATAATATTTCCAGGATTCAGCTGGCAATACATTCAGATCTTAAAATAGGTGATAGTGAAAAGATTTTAAAAGCCTTAAAGTTGCTTAATCAGCAAAAGCCAATTCAATATATTTTAGGTGAAACAGAATTTTTTGGATTACCGTTTAAAGTGAATGAGCATGTGTTAATACCAAGGCCAGAAACTGAAGAATTGGTAGAGTGGATTTTAAATGATCAAGCAGTAAAACCTAAAGATAAGTTATCTGTTCTTGATATTGGTACAGGAAGCGGTTGTATTGCAATTTCATTGGCTAAAAATTTACCTAATACCAAAGTGTATGCTTTAGATGTTTCTGCAGAAGCATTACATATTGCAAAACAAAATGCAAAATTAAACGAAGTAGACATAGAGTTTATTGAGGCTAGTATATTAGAACAGCCTATAATAGACGAAGAATTTGATATTATTGTTTCTAACCCACCATATGTTCGAAAACAGGAAAAACAGGAAATGAAGGCAAATGTAATAGATAATGAGCCGCATTCAGCACTGTTTGTGGAAAATGAAAACCCATTAAAATTCTATAAAGCCATTACTGAGTTTGCATTGAATAATTTGACGACAGAAGGTGCTTTGTATTTTGAAATCAATGAGTATCTTGGTAACAAAATGATTGAATTGTTGGCAGACAATGATTTTAAAAATATTAAACTAAAACAAGATATCTTCAAGAAAGATAGAATGATAAAAGGAATTAAAAATTAA
- the ligA gene encoding NAD-dependent DNA ligase LigA, whose amino-acid sequence MSPKQKIEDLREELRQHNYYYYVLDKPVISDYEFDIKLKELQELEAKYPEYFDPNSPTQRVGGEVTKSFETVAHEHRMYSLDNSYSKEDLQDWETRIRKLVDGDIQYTCELKYDGASINLTYEKGNLVSAVTRGDGFQGDDITTNVKTIRSVPLQLKGDYPDKFNIRGEIVLPLAGFHKLNEERIEIGEEPYRNPRNTASGSLKLQDSSEVAKRPLDCLLYSLIGSNLPIQTQFEGLQKARDWGFKVPNEAKLVNSIDEVLEYINFWDTKRKELPYEIDGVVVKVNSFYQQEELGFTAKAPRWAMAYKFKAEQVSTKLNSISYQVGRTGAITPVANLEPVLLAGTIVKRASLHNADQIEKLDVRIGDEVFVEKGGEIIPKIIAVDLSKRPDHSQPTKYITHCPECETELVRTEGEAQHYCPNYNGCKPQVIGRIQHYISRKAMDIEGLGGETVALLVNEGLINNYSDLYELTKEQVIPLERMAEKSADNLIKGIELSKQIPFERVLYGLGIRYVGETVAKKLAKHYKSIDALANATEEDLINVDEIGVKIAESVAEFFNSEENNLIIERLRSFGVQLEISAEKLANQTEKLKGLTFVVSGVFESISRNELKKLIEDNGGKVSSSISSKTSFIVAGDKMGPSKKEKAEKLNVEIINENEFLQKIK is encoded by the coding sequence ATGAGTCCAAAACAAAAAATAGAAGATTTACGCGAGGAATTACGTCAACACAATTATTACTACTATGTGTTAGATAAACCAGTAATTAGCGATTACGAATTCGATATAAAACTTAAAGAATTACAGGAATTAGAAGCTAAATATCCAGAATATTTTGATCCTAATTCACCAACACAACGTGTAGGTGGAGAAGTTACCAAAAGTTTCGAAACTGTAGCTCATGAGCATAGAATGTATTCGTTAGATAATTCATATTCTAAAGAAGATCTTCAAGATTGGGAGACAAGAATAAGGAAGCTTGTAGATGGAGATATTCAATACACATGTGAATTAAAATATGATGGTGCTTCCATTAATTTAACTTACGAAAAAGGGAATTTGGTAAGTGCCGTTACGCGTGGAGATGGATTTCAAGGAGACGATATCACAACCAATGTAAAAACCATTCGTTCTGTCCCGCTTCAATTAAAGGGAGATTATCCTGATAAATTCAACATTCGCGGCGAAATTGTACTGCCATTAGCAGGATTTCATAAATTAAATGAAGAGCGTATAGAAATAGGAGAAGAGCCATACAGAAATCCTAGAAATACGGCTTCAGGAAGTTTGAAATTACAAGACAGTAGCGAAGTGGCGAAACGTCCTTTAGACTGTTTGTTGTATAGTTTAATAGGAAGTAATCTGCCAATTCAAACTCAATTTGAAGGTTTGCAAAAAGCTCGAGATTGGGGTTTTAAAGTACCCAATGAAGCTAAATTGGTAAATTCTATTGATGAAGTTTTAGAGTATATTAATTTTTGGGATACAAAACGAAAGGAATTACCGTATGAAATTGATGGTGTAGTTGTTAAGGTTAATAGTTTTTATCAGCAAGAAGAATTAGGTTTTACTGCTAAAGCTCCACGTTGGGCAATGGCCTATAAGTTTAAAGCAGAACAAGTCTCAACAAAACTAAATAGTATTTCATATCAAGTTGGTCGTACTGGAGCCATTACGCCTGTTGCTAATTTAGAGCCTGTTTTGTTAGCTGGAACTATTGTAAAACGTGCATCATTGCATAATGCAGATCAAATTGAAAAGTTGGACGTTAGAATAGGAGATGAGGTTTTTGTGGAAAAAGGAGGTGAGATTATTCCAAAAATTATTGCTGTAGATTTAAGTAAGCGTCCAGACCATTCTCAGCCAACAAAATATATTACACATTGTCCGGAATGTGAAACCGAATTGGTAAGAACTGAAGGGGAAGCACAACATTATTGTCCAAATTATAATGGTTGCAAACCACAGGTTATTGGGCGAATTCAGCATTATATTTCCAGAAAAGCAATGGATATAGAAGGCTTAGGAGGTGAAACTGTAGCGCTTTTGGTAAACGAAGGCTTGATTAATAACTACTCAGATTTATATGAATTAACCAAAGAGCAAGTCATTCCTTTAGAGCGAATGGCAGAAAAAAGTGCTGATAACTTAATTAAAGGCATTGAGTTGTCTAAACAAATACCATTTGAACGTGTTTTGTATGGTTTAGGCATTCGCTATGTTGGAGAAACTGTTGCAAAAAAGCTAGCTAAACATTATAAAAGTATAGATGCTTTGGCAAATGCCACAGAAGAAGATTTGATAAATGTTGATGAAATTGGAGTTAAAATTGCGGAAAGTGTTGCAGAGTTTTTTAATTCTGAAGAAAATAATTTAATTATAGAAAGATTACGAAGTTTTGGGGTTCAACTTGAAATTTCAGCTGAAAAATTAGCAAATCAAACAGAAAAATTAAAAGGGCTAACTTTTGTTGTTTCTGGTGTATTTGAGTCTATTTCACGTAATGAACTTAAAAAATTGATTGAAGATAATGGAGGGAAAGTCTCATCTTCAATATCTTCAAAAACCAGTTTTATAGTTGCGGGTGATAAAATGGGACCAAGTAAGAAAGAAAAAGCAGAAAAGTTAAACGTTGAAATAATAAATGAAAATGAATTCCTACAAAAAATAAAATAA